One part of the Neodiprion virginianus isolate iyNeoVirg1 chromosome 3, iyNeoVirg1.1, whole genome shotgun sequence genome encodes these proteins:
- the LOC124300619 gene encoding uncharacterized protein LOC124300619: protein MPLSIGVNLRVTGHCNQGGRKYMEDMFSVAYQQTADDKDLEYAFFGIFDGHGGGEAATYAKEHLMDTIVKQKNFWSDKDEDVLRAIQDGYNNTHQAMWRQLDKWPRTASGLPSTAGTTASVAFIRKGKIYIGHVGDSGIILGYQDEGELYWKAKALTKDHKPESKREMTRIQACGGKVVSKSGVPRVVWNRPRIGHKGPVRRSTHIDEIPFLAVARSLGDLWSYNSELDKFVVSPEPDVAVVAVDVKSHRCLIFGTDGLWNMLSPQLAVSIVQNAERHNEKHLIASQQTGNGHTDIQMWINPSKSLVDRALERWSSTRLRADNTSVVTLMLDPPGPSRTEVLLGQKSCKEKERPISPKGIPQRVILSPVPSTSEQVEYEPNYSTKPETNPDLYAAQPQPPVTNFTKTDESENESKQPDSSDNIVDAMGKITEVANILHRERLSAVSKPLVEQHNPNLKNQPLNVTKPLTKCSQQCHESPQRELRSRESIQVAEVSSSVCSDNVQRTEGSTKSEDVSTTKLEKSDQPVHSKRIPDHKSMGSQNNHNLQSLNRQVPKPSRMSDHKTKEESNNLHHMVRQNAFNGSCDELKPGTAVGTKRRHSTLAQADESCSSEPNLKRRTRSEDQRILPIDENDPANQGKDSHTRLSWPDKWEVTGEGPENTRTNQRRSLEKKATPVKTIRRPSINGGNRIQLRGSFTVQRERVNITSTPDLPPQRWLRSDTIAATPIKTLRSRNVDIMGHTVPPQMASQYDIVKANRLSLPSKLKQTSSSSGPQASPSGSGIAKRVKSPYNPSARSLSTRSRIKRLSK, encoded by the exons ATGCCGCTGAGTATAGGAGTGAATCTCCGAGTAACAGGCCACTGCAATCAGGGAGGCCGAAAATACATGGAGGATATGTTTAGCGTAGCATACCAGCAAACCGCCGACGACAAAGACCTCGAGTACGCTTTTTTCGGTATATTTGACGGGCATGGCGGCGGTGAGGCGGCCACGTACGCCAAGGAACATCTCATGGACACTATCGTCAAACAGAAGAACTTCTGGTCTGATAAAGATGAGGATGTTTTAAGAGCCATACAGGATGGATACAACAACACCCATCAGGCTATGTGGCGACAGCTCG acAAATGGCCGAGAACAGCTTCGGGTCTTCCTAGTACAGCTGGTACAACGGCAAGTGTTGCTTTCATtcgaaaaggaaaaatttacaTAGGTCATGTCGGAGACTCAGGAATTATTCTTGGGTACCAGGACGAAGGAGAACTTTATTGGAAAGCTAAAGCTCTCACCAAAGACCACAAACCAGAAAGTAAGCGTGAGATGACCAGAATCCAAGCTTGTGGCGGAAAAGTAGTCAGTAAATCCGGTGTGCCCAGGGTAGTTTGGAACAGACCAAGGATCGGACACAAGGGACCTGTTCGTAGATCGACTCATATTGATGAGATTCCGTTTCTTGCAGTTGCTAGGTCATTAg GTGATCTTTGGAGCTACAACTCTGAACTTGATAAGTTCGTGGTATCACCTGAGCCTGATGTAGCTGTTGTAGCAGTGGATGTGAAGTCCCATCGTTGTCTTATCTTTGGAACAGATGGCTTGTGGAACATGCTATCCCCACAGTTAGCTGTATCAATTGTCCAAAATGCCGAAAGACACAATGAAAAACATCTTATTGCTTCTCAGCAAACTGGTAATGGG CATACAGATATACAAATGTGGATAAATCCATCCAAAAGTCTGGTAGATAGAGCCTTGGAAAGGTGGTCATCAACAAGACTTAGAGCAGACAACACCAGTGTTGTTACTCTAATGCTGGATCCACCTGGACCGTCACGAACTGAG GTTTTGCTTGGTCAGAAGAgttgcaaagaaaaagaacgcCCGATATCACCAAAAGGAATTCCTCAACGGGTAATACTTTCCCCAGTTCCCAGTACTTCTGAACAAGTTGAGTACGAGCCAAATTACTCCACAAAACCTGAAACCAATCCTGATTTGTACGCCGCCCAACCGCAACCACCAGTAACAAATTTCACGAAGACTgatgaaagtgaaaatgaGTCTAAACAACCAGATTCATCGGATAATATTGTGGATGCTATGGGAAAAATTACAGAAGTagctaatattttacataGAGAAAGGCTATCTGCAGTGTCAAAACCTTTAGTAGAGCAGCATaatccgaatttgaaaaatcaaccaCTCAATGTTACAAAGCCTTTGACTAAATGTTCGCAACAATGTCATGAAAGTCCTCAAAGAGAACTACGTAGTAGAGAGAGTATACAAGTTGCGGAAGTATCATCAAGCGTTTGTTCCGACAATGTACAACGAACAGAAGGTTCAACAAAATCGGAAGACGTGTCTACAACAAAATTAGAGAAAAGCGATCAGCCTGTCCATTCCAAAAGGATACCTGATCACAAATCCATGGGAAGTCAAAATAATCATAACTTACAAAGTCTGAATAGACAAGTGCCAAAACCTAGCAGAATGTCTGATCATAAAACCAAAGAAGAATCAAATAATTTGCATCATATGGTTAGACAAAATGCATTTAACGGTTCTTGCGATGAATTGAAACCTGGCACAGCTGTTGGTACGAAACGAAGACACAGTACACTAGCACAGGCTGATGAGAGTTGTAGTTCGGAACCTAATCTGAAGAGGCGAACACGTTCCGAGGATCAGAGAATTCTGCCGATAGACGAAAATGACCCAGCAAATCAAGGTAAAGACAGTCACACTCGACTATCATGGCCGGATAAATGGGAGGTTACTGGAGAAGGACCTGAAAATACAAGGACCAACCAGAGAAGAAGTTTAGAGAAGAAGGCTACACCCGTGAAAACCATTAGGAGGCCTTCAATAAATGGTGGAAATCGAATACAGCTGAGAGGAAGTTTCACCGTTCAAAGAGAACGAGTAAATATAACAAGTACGCCTGACTTACCACCGCAGAGATGGTTACGATCTGATACAATCGCAGCAACCCCTATTAAAACTTTACGCTCAAGGAATGTTGATATCATGGGTCATACAGTACCGCCTCAAATGGCCAGTCAATATGATATCGTGAAAGCGAACAGGCTTTCATTACCCAGTAAATTGAAGCAAACGTCATCTTCATCTGGGCCACAAGCGAGTCCAAGCGGTTCAGGTATAGCGAAACGGGTAAAATCACCGTACAATCCCAGCGCCCGGTCACTATCGACCCGGTCTAGAATAAAACGCCTCAGTAAATAA